Below is a window of Tolypothrix bouteillei VB521301 DNA.
CAACTGTTTTAAAAGACTTTCCACAACCGCAAGTTTCTGTGGCATTGGGGTTGATAAATTTAAAGCCGCTTTCCATCACCCCATCCACAAAATCAACAATCATGCCTTCCAACAGCGGCGCACTATTGGCATCAACGTAAATCAGCACTTTACCTTCTTGGCTGACTACATCATCTGGTTGTGGCTTACTAGTAATTTCCATTGCATACTCATAGCCACTGCAACCGCCATCTTTGACAGAGATGCGGATACCTTTAGTTGGTGTAGTTGTTTCTGGGTTGGACCCTCGCAGTAATGCTCGCAGGTGAAATTCTGCTTTTTCTGTTAAAGTCACAGTCATTGAATATTCTCCTTAATTGCTAGTTGCTAATTGCTAATTGCTAATTGCTAATTGCTAATTGCTAATTGCTAATAGTTATTAGCTGTTAGCCATTAGCTGTTAGCCCTCCCTTATATCTCAGGAGCGGAGACGCTTTGCGATGCGAAGCTATGCCCGCAAGGGCTATATGCAAGTTGCCAGGGTGCAGGAAACCCGCTTACAGCACTGGTCTCACTGCCTGCTTTTTCTGGACTCACCATTAGCCATTAGCTATTAGCCCTTCGGGTTCGCCAGTTCCCTACGGCGGGAAACCCGCCTGCAGGACTGGACTCACCATTAGCCATTAGCCATTAGCCATTAGCTATTAGCCATTAGCCATTAGCCCTTCGGGTTCGCCAGTTCCCTACGGCGGGAACCCCGCCTGCAGGACTGGACTCACCATTAGCCATTAGCCATTAGCCATTAGCTATTAGCCATTAGCCATTAGCCCTTCGGGTTCGCCAGTTCCCTACGGCGGGAAACCCGCCCGCAGGACTGGACTCACCATTAGCCATTAGCCATTAGCCATTAGCTATTAGCCATTAGCCATTAGCCCTTCGGGTTCGCCAGTTCCCTACGGCGGGAAACCCGCCTGCAGGACTGGACTCACCATTAGCCATTAGCTATTAGCCATTAACGATCCGCCATTAATGTTTCCATCGGCGTAGATTGTGAGTATCGCCAAGGAGCATTGTTACCACAGACCGGACAAGAGCGATCGCGATAAGAACGACGTTTGGCAAACTCCATTCGAGACAAGTCTATGGTCAGCAATTGCGATAACAGAGGTTGACTTAACCCAGTGATCAACTTGATGGCTTCCAACGCACTTAAACAAGCTAGCGTGCCAGAAACAGCACCCAGAACTGAAAAACCGCGTCTATCCCAATCAGGCTTTTCAGGGAACAAGCAAGACAAGCAAGGAGTCACACCGGGAATAATCGTTGTAAGATATGCCTCCATTCCATCCATTGCTGCTTCCACCATAGGCTTACGCCAGCGCACGCAAGCTTCATTTAGCAGATCGCGCTCTGTAAAGTTATGAGCGCAATCAAGAGCCATATCAGCTGATTGTACTAAGGAATCCACATTTTCCGGAGTGATATATTCATGCACTGCTTCTATAACAACATCAGGATTGATAGCTTCTAGAGTTTCTTTTGCTTTGAATACTCTTGGCTTACCTACCCAATCATGAGTCATAAGAACTTGACGATTCATGTCGTCAAGTCGCAGGTCACCACCACGAACAAGAATCAGCCGCCCAACGCCAGCTACCGCAAGGTATAGCGCCGCTGTACCGCCCAATCCTCCTACACCGGTAACTAGAACTGTCGCTGACTTGAGGCGCTTCTGTGCTGTTTCTCCAAAATTAGGAAGCATCATTTGGCGACGATAGCGTTCTAATTCGGTAGGCGTTAGGTTTATCACTTTTTACCTCCTAATCAGAAGTGATTTCTGTCAGCGTAACTACATTTTTGGGCTTCTCATTAAACACTTTGAACAGCTTTTGTTCTTG
It encodes the following:
- a CDS encoding HesB/IscA family protein — encoded protein: MTVTLTEKAEFHLRALLRGSNPETTTPTKGIRISVKDGGCSGYEYAMEITSKPQPDDVVSQEGKVLIYVDANSAPLLEGMIVDFVDGVMESGFKFINPNATETCGCGKSFKTVDCSSAGTPCK
- a CDS encoding HesA/MoeB/ThiF family protein; the protein is MINLTPTELERYRRQMMLPNFGETAQKRLKSATVLVTGVGGLGGTAALYLAVAGVGRLILVRGGDLRLDDMNRQVLMTHDWVGKPRVFKAKETLEAINPDVVIEAVHEYITPENVDSLVQSADMALDCAHNFTERDLLNEACVRWRKPMVEAAMDGMEAYLTTIIPGVTPCLSCLFPEKPDWDRRGFSVLGAVSGTLACLSALEAIKLITGLSQPLLSQLLTIDLSRMEFAKRRSYRDRSCPVCGNNAPWRYSQSTPMETLMADR